CCGCCTGAATATCGGTTGGTGCAGCGGGAATATGTCTGGCAAGACGGGAAAACGTAATCCCAGGGGATGTATCCGCGTAAAGTGATCGAAAACCGTTTATCCCTGTTTGGATATAAGAACCTCGAGACCGGGCAGCATTGCACGGGCAAAAGCAAGTCTCAGGGTGCCACAGGTAGCTGGGATCGATCATCAACACTACCCAGTCCTTGAACAAGTGATCTTGTTCCCGGACTTTCGCGAAGTAGTAGGTGTTCGGATATTCGATAGAACAGCAAATCAGATCATCCCGCCCGTCATATCGGTCTGGGTCGGTCGGATTATGCGGCATATCATACTCCTGAAGCGTCCGCTTCGAACAAAGCCCGAGAGGATCATCAAAAATATGAGCAAGGTTTCTCGACTGCGTAAAATGGCAGATCCGAGTGATCCCACGGTTGACACACTCCTGTTGAATCAAGTTCATGGCTTGACCCTCTGGTAGAGCGATTCGTCAACGGGTAGCAGCGGTGTAAGCTCTCCGGTGTATAGCAGGATCAAGCTTGTTTTTGCTCTCGTTACCGCTACATAAAGAAGCCTGCCATCATGCGTAAGACCATCCTCTTCTCCGTGAGAGGTCATGTAGTCGGGATCGGGTAGATTGTCCGCATCCAAGAAGGGAAGTATCACAACATCAAATTCAAGCCCCTTAGCCGCATGATAAGTGCCATGGTAAATGCCGGGGCCGTCATTCCATACCTGAAGGTCGCGGTGCAATCGTGTAGCGTTTGCTCCCAGGGCGGAGCTGAAGATCCTCTCCTGGGCTCTGTCTTTTACGAGGATGGCAACACTCTGGGTTTTCCCAGCGCTTCTTGCTGCCCGTAGTGCGATTTCAACTTGCTGATCCTTGTCAGTGCAGCCGACCAAGGCAGGCAAGGCACCGTCGGCCCTTGGTGATGTGGGTTCAACCAAATCAGGAATATCCTGAAAAAAGGGCATCCTAGAAATGGCCAAACCCAACTGGGCGATCTGCTTTGTATTTCGATAGTTTTCTTTGAAGAACCACTGTTGCGGGATTTTTAGTCCTGCAGAGCGCCAGCTCA
The window above is part of the Trichlorobacter ammonificans genome. Proteins encoded here:
- a CDS encoding DarT ssDNA thymidine ADP-ribosyltransferase family protein, with the protein product MNLIQQECVNRGITRICHFTQSRNLAHIFDDPLGLCSKRTLQEYDMPHNPTDPDRYDGRDDLICCSIEYPNTYYFAKVREQDHLFKDWVVLMIDPSYLWHPETCFCPCNAARSRGSYIQTGINGFRSLYADTSPGITFSRLARHIPAAPTDIQAEVLLKDPIPLDSITGIAVQTAEQAQREICRLELQGITMDKPMYIVLDFFQRSTLQNTFGTGLIQRGVRATETLYENGGLHDR